The sequence CAGCAGACCCGGGTTCGTCTCGGCAAAATGATAGTGGCTGCCGACCTGTACCGGGCGGTCGCCGGAGTTGGAGACCTCGATGGTGATGGTTTCCAAACCGGCGTTGAGCTCAACGTCACCGGCGGCTGCGATGATTTCACCTGGAATCATGTTCGTCCCCCTATGCGGCGTCGGTGCGCGCGCAGCCTTCCGGCTTCACGATACGTTCGGTCGAGGCCGGATATTTCAACAACAGTGCCGCCGGGCGCACCGGACGGCGCACCAGTTCGCCGCCGCAATTCGGACAGGTCCCGCCCAGCCTGCTCTCGACGCAATCGGCGCAAAAGGTGCATTCGAATGTGCAGATCATCGCGTCTCGGCATTCGGGCGGCAAGTCGCGGTCGCAGCATTCGCAGTTCGGGCGCAGGCTCAGCATCGCCGCCTCCTAGCGGATCGGTTCGTGAACGGTGACGAGCTTCGTCCCGTCCGGGAAAGTCGCCTCGATCTGGATGTCGTGGATCATCTCCGCAATCCCCTCCATCACCTGATCGCGGGTCAGCACATGCGCGCCCGCCTCCATCAGTTCGGCAACGGAGCGGCCGTCGCGTGCGCCTTCGACGACGAAGTCGGTGATGAGGGCAATCGCCTCCGGATGATTGAGCTTCACGCCTCGTTCCAACCGCCGGCGCGCGACCATCGCCGCCATGGAAATCAACAGTTTGTCTTTTTCGCGCGGAGTGAGATTCATGCGTCGCCATCCAGATTGATTGCAGGATCAAAGAGTCCAGACTCTCGGCACAGACGCGTCCTTACGCAAGTGCGAAATGAGCGGGATGAGGATTTTTCTGAGTATGAACCCGTCGGGCGCGACGACACGGGCGACGAGCTTGTCGCGCCCGCCCACTTGAAAATGACTGACGCCGGCGCAAGCGTATCCCGCAAGTGCGCCGCGCAGCCTCGAAAGCATCAGTTCGCAATCCGGCGCGGTATAGAAAAGTGTCGCAAAAGCTGCCGCCCCGTCGAGCACCGCGCGCCGGCCGGCGAGTATGGCTATCTCATCGGTAAGCGCAAGGTTTTCCGCGTGGAGCAGTTTGTCGCCGCTTCGGATCCGCCAGCGATCGCGAAAGAGGCCGGCATGGACCACCTCGCCCATCGCCTTACGGCCGAGCAGAACCGCTTCGACCGCCAGAAAGGATGCATCCTCGGCGAGATCAACCTCCAGCGAGCGCGACAGGGACGCCCGGTCGAAGAGGATCGTCTCCTGCGGCAGCCAATCGACCCGCCCTCCCGCAGCGACCGATATGCACGTCGCGATATCCGCCGTGCCGGCGCTAGCCCTGTAGATCTTTTCGCAAGCCTGCGTCGTCAGCGTCAGGCTCGTTCCCTCGCCGGCCTCGAAGGCCCAGGCCAGGCGGTCGCCGCCCGTGACCCCGCCCGAAGAGTTGATGAGCACCGCTTCCATTGATGCGTCGAAGGTCTTCGGCAGGCGGATCTTGGCGCAGCCTTCCTGATAGAGCTCGGCGATGCGCGTGCGCCCGCCCTGCGGTTTGGCGACAAGCCGCCCTTTTCCCCACGCCCTTTGCGGAGCAACGATCGCCGTTTCATTCATGAAGAGCCGTCAGATGTCCTCGCGGCACGGGTCGCTCGGGCACCGCGCAATCAAATGATCCGCTATCGTCGGAAACCACGCAACCAAAGTCAAGGCATTGTTTCGCAATAGAAATTGTCACCTGTGAAAGATGCGGCCTCTCGCGTGATGCCGTCGCAACTCAGACAACCCGGTCCGGTGGTTCCCGCCCGGCGAAGAATGCACTGAGATTGTCGACGACTTTCATGCCCATCGCCGTGCGCGTCTCCTCCGTCGCGCTGCCGAGATGCGGCAGAAGCACGACATTTTCGAGTGTCCTGAGCCGTACCGGCACCTGCGGCTCCGCCTCGTAGACATCGAGCCCCGCGCCGCGGATCACGCCTCGTTCCAGCGCATCGATCAAGGCCGCCTCGTCGATCACATCGCCGCGTGCCGTATTGATGAGACAGGCTCCCGGCTTCATCGCCGCCAGCCGGCCGGCACCGATCAGATGCCGGTTTTCGCCGCCGCCGGGGCAATGCAAGGAAACGAAGTCCGCGGCCTTCAGCACATCCTCGATGGTGTCGAGCTGGCGGGCGCCCAAGCGTTTCGCCTCCTTCGACGCAATCCTGGAGCGGTTGTAGAAAACCACGTCCATATCGGAGCCGAAGTGACAGCGTTTTGCCATGGCCTTGCCGATACGGCCGAAGCCGATGATGCCGAGCGTCTTGCCCGTGACCTTGGTGCCGATCATATGTGTGGGAC is a genomic window of Sinorhizobium numidicum containing:
- a CDS encoding DUF1272 domain-containing protein produces the protein MLSLRPNCECCDRDLPPECRDAMICTFECTFCADCVESRLGGTCPNCGGELVRRPVRPAALLLKYPASTERIVKPEGCARTDAA
- a CDS encoding urease subunit gamma → MNLTPREKDKLLISMAAMVARRRLERGVKLNHPEAIALITDFVVEGARDGRSVAELMEAGAHVLTRDQVMEGIAEMIHDIQIEATFPDGTKLVTVHEPIR
- a CDS encoding urease accessory protein UreD: MNETAIVAPQRAWGKGRLVAKPQGGRTRIAELYQEGCAKIRLPKTFDASMEAVLINSSGGVTGGDRLAWAFEAGEGTSLTLTTQACEKIYRASAGTADIATCISVAAGGRVDWLPQETILFDRASLSRSLEVDLAEDASFLAVEAVLLGRKAMGEVVHAGLFRDRWRIRSGDKLLHAENLALTDEIAILAGRRAVLDGAAAFATLFYTAPDCELMLSRLRGALAGYACAGVSHFQVGGRDKLVARVVAPDGFILRKILIPLISHLRKDASVPRVWTL